One Bradyrhizobium sp. ISRA464 genomic window carries:
- a CDS encoding branched-chain amino acid ABC transporter permease — MPLKTKLGHSAGFWIGFCVVMALLIVAPLVLPEYWRRFLTEILIWGLLAMSSDILIGYTGMVSFGHSAFFGLGMYGAAAALLIISPPNLWLAILFGLGGAAGAALFVAYFSTRLRDIYFAITTLIFSQIFYVIIFTWTEVTGGENGLIFSRPHFTIPFLYDTRFSTATLYWFVLAVVGGSYVLLRRIMQSPFGMVLQSIRENEARTRAIGYPVERYKIVAVMLSGLFAGLAGVLYAVQNQFAAAEFVFFTTSGDTVIFNVMGGIGTLVGPIVGAGFFQLIRELLPRIFGDQFPYLIPLGVIFIVMIIFLPQGLLGFARRWLNR, encoded by the coding sequence ATGCCGCTCAAAACGAAATTGGGCCACAGCGCCGGTTTCTGGATCGGCTTCTGCGTGGTCATGGCGCTGCTGATTGTCGCGCCGCTGGTGCTGCCCGAATATTGGCGGCGCTTCCTCACCGAAATCCTGATCTGGGGCCTGCTTGCGATGTCGTCCGATATCCTGATCGGCTATACCGGCATGGTCTCCTTCGGGCATTCGGCCTTCTTCGGACTCGGCATGTATGGCGCGGCGGCGGCTCTCTTGATCATCAGCCCGCCCAATCTGTGGCTCGCCATTCTGTTCGGGCTCGGAGGGGCGGCTGGCGCTGCGCTGTTCGTTGCCTATTTCTCCACGCGCCTGCGCGACATCTACTTCGCCATCACCACGCTGATCTTCTCGCAGATCTTCTATGTGATAATCTTCACCTGGACCGAGGTGACCGGCGGCGAGAACGGGCTGATCTTCTCGCGCCCGCATTTCACGATCCCGTTCCTCTATGACACGCGTTTCTCGACCGCGACGCTGTACTGGTTCGTGCTGGCGGTGGTCGGCGGCTCTTACGTGCTTTTGCGCCGCATTATGCAGTCGCCCTTCGGCATGGTGCTGCAGTCGATCCGGGAGAACGAGGCGCGCACGCGCGCGATCGGCTATCCGGTCGAGCGCTACAAGATCGTGGCGGTGATGCTGTCCGGCCTGTTCGCTGGGCTTGCCGGCGTGCTCTACGCCGTGCAGAACCAATTCGCGGCGGCAGAATTCGTGTTCTTCACCACCTCGGGCGACACCGTCATCTTCAACGTCATGGGCGGCATCGGCACGCTGGTCGGCCCCATCGTCGGCGCCGGTTTCTTCCAACTCATTCGCGAGCTGCTGCCGCGCATTTTCGGCGATCAGTTCCCCTATCTCATCCCGCTCGGCGTGATCTTCATCGTCATGATCATCTTCCTGCCGCAGGGCCTACTCGGCTTTGCGCGGCGCTGGCTCAATCGATAG
- a CDS encoding branched-chain amino acid ABC transporter permease has translation MDAVTHFFQSIPVDLLIIQTVNGVVTGMILALVASGLTLILGILDVVNFAHGELFMLGAYVGVLVLTATGSFWMALVLSALIVALLGAAIQIVTLRPLVGRDPLNTILTTFGISLILQNYALWQFGPVARKISEPITSHFNLFYLTYPWYRILIAVLSAAIIGGFWLFLKYGKYGVWIRATTQDRVMAQAMGIPVPMVHTAVFAIGAAMAAASGVLFAPLVGVSHTMGLDWVLKAFIVVVVGGMGNLGGSIAAAIFISLLEAYAAIWVDPSQAVIVSFVVLILTLLFRPTGLFAPTPK, from the coding sequence ATGGACGCGGTCACGCATTTCTTCCAGAGCATTCCGGTCGACTTACTGATCATCCAGACGGTGAACGGCGTGGTCACCGGCATGATCCTGGCGCTGGTTGCCTCGGGTCTAACGCTTATCCTCGGCATCCTGGACGTGGTCAACTTCGCGCATGGCGAATTGTTCATGCTCGGCGCCTATGTCGGCGTGCTGGTCTTGACCGCGACGGGGAGCTTCTGGATGGCGCTCGTGCTGTCTGCCTTGATCGTCGCACTCCTCGGCGCAGCCATTCAGATCGTCACCTTGCGTCCGCTGGTCGGGCGCGATCCGCTCAACACGATTCTCACTACCTTCGGCATATCGCTGATCCTGCAAAACTACGCGCTGTGGCAGTTCGGCCCGGTGGCGCGCAAGATCAGCGAGCCGATCACCAGCCACTTCAACCTGTTCTATCTCACCTATCCCTGGTACCGCATTCTGATCGCGGTATTGTCGGCGGCGATCATCGGCGGCTTCTGGCTGTTCCTCAAATACGGCAAATACGGCGTCTGGATCCGCGCCACCACGCAGGACCGCGTGATGGCACAGGCCATGGGCATCCCGGTTCCGATGGTGCACACCGCGGTGTTTGCAATCGGCGCGGCAATGGCGGCGGCGAGCGGCGTGCTATTTGCTCCGCTGGTCGGCGTCAGCCACACCATGGGCCTCGACTGGGTGCTCAAGGCGTTCATCGTCGTGGTGGTCGGCGGCATGGGCAATCTCGGTGGCTCGATCGCGGCGGCGATCTTCATCAGCCTGCTCGAAGCCTATGCGGCGATCTGGGTCGATCCTTCGCAAGCGGTGATCGTCTCCTTCGTGGTGCTCATCCTCACGCTCCTGTTCCGGCCAACCGGCCTCTTCGCTCCGACGCCCAAATGA
- a CDS encoding ABC transporter ATP-binding protein, translating to MLTVRFDGLAALSKVNFEVKRDEVCAIIGPNGAGKSTFFNCLTGVLKPTSGRILFNGEDITGLPSNAISQKGIARSYQITNIMPNASTLENVRIAAQSRRHAWNMISHHSAFPDINEKAEAALQLVGLLEKADQLAANLSHGEQRNLEIGIALATEPILLCLDEPTAGMSAAETHDTMQLVRRIAQNLTILIVEHDMQVVMELCHRITVLHYGEILADGTPEEIRRNPKVQEVYLKT from the coding sequence ATGTTGACCGTCCGATTCGACGGCCTGGCCGCGCTTTCCAAGGTCAATTTCGAGGTCAAGCGCGACGAGGTGTGCGCCATCATCGGTCCGAACGGGGCCGGCAAGAGCACCTTCTTCAATTGCTTGACCGGCGTGCTCAAGCCCACCTCCGGCCGCATCCTGTTCAACGGCGAGGACATCACCGGGCTGCCCTCCAACGCCATCTCGCAGAAGGGCATCGCGCGCTCCTATCAGATCACCAACATCATGCCCAACGCCTCGACGCTGGAAAATGTGCGCATCGCCGCGCAGTCGCGCCGGCATGCCTGGAACATGATCTCGCATCACTCCGCCTTCCCCGACATCAACGAGAAAGCGGAGGCTGCGCTTCAATTGGTGGGCTTGCTCGAGAAGGCGGATCAGCTTGCCGCCAATCTTTCGCACGGCGAACAGCGCAATCTGGAGATCGGCATTGCGCTTGCGACCGAGCCGATCTTGTTGTGTCTCGACGAACCCACCGCCGGCATGAGCGCAGCGGAGACGCATGACACCATGCAGCTCGTGCGCCGCATCGCCCAGAATTTGACGATCCTGATCGTCGAGCACGACATGCAGGTGGTGATGGAACTGTGCCATCGCATCACCGTGCTGCACTACGGCGAAATCCTCGCCGACGGCACACCGGAGGAGATCCGGCGCAATCCCAAGGTGCAGGAGGTCTATCTCAAGACATGA
- a CDS encoding IS110 family transposase yields MGHHTEVFVGIDTSKSRNAIAIAEGGRGGEVRYLGEFSATEATIRKLVAKLAAKCCHLTFCYEAGPTGYGLYRLLKSLGHDCLVVAPSLVPKKAGDRVKTNRRDAVSLAKLLRAGELTAVWVPDERHEAMRDLSRARQAVKKDLQGKRQQISSLMLRLGRIYPGKTTWGPAHMRWLMSQKLEHREQRIAFEELLEGIRQESERMERLEDAIREVVAEWSLAEVVAALQAMRGIDLIAAVGVLAEIGDLSRFQNPRELMGYLGLVPTENSTGDKVKRGGITKAGNGRARRILVEAAWSYRYPPRVSRDKQPKVEAAPRRAREIAWKAQTRLCGRFRSLERKGKRRTVIVTAIARELSAFIWAINRELMPPRQA; encoded by the coding sequence GTGGGTCATCATACCGAGGTCTTTGTCGGAATCGATACGTCAAAATCGCGCAATGCAATAGCCATTGCCGAAGGCGGCCGTGGCGGCGAGGTACGATATCTCGGGGAGTTTTCTGCCACGGAGGCAACGATCCGAAAGCTGGTGGCAAAGCTTGCAGCGAAATGCTGTCATCTGACATTTTGCTACGAAGCAGGGCCGACAGGATATGGCCTCTACAGACTGCTCAAGAGCCTCGGCCATGACTGCCTGGTGGTGGCTCCCTCGCTCGTTCCGAAGAAGGCCGGCGATCGAGTGAAGACGAACCGGCGCGATGCGGTAAGCCTCGCCAAGCTGTTGCGCGCGGGCGAGCTCACCGCGGTGTGGGTGCCGGACGAGCGCCATGAGGCTATGCGCGATCTCTCGCGCGCCCGTCAGGCAGTAAAGAAGGACCTCCAGGGCAAGCGTCAACAGATCTCGTCATTGATGCTGCGGCTGGGACGCATCTATCCGGGCAAGACAACGTGGGGACCAGCCCACATGAGATGGCTGATGTCGCAGAAGCTCGAGCATCGCGAGCAGCGCATCGCATTCGAAGAGTTACTTGAGGGGATACGCCAGGAAAGTGAGCGGATGGAGCGTTTGGAGGATGCCATCCGCGAGGTGGTGGCCGAGTGGTCGCTTGCCGAGGTTGTCGCGGCCCTGCAGGCGATGCGGGGGATTGATCTCATTGCGGCTGTGGGGGTGCTGGCCGAGATCGGTGATCTCTCCCGCTTTCAAAATCCGCGCGAGCTGATGGGCTATCTGGGTCTGGTGCCCACGGAAAACTCGACTGGTGACAAGGTCAAGCGAGGCGGCATCACCAAAGCCGGTAATGGGCGGGCGCGACGTATTCTTGTGGAGGCGGCCTGGAGCTATCGATATCCGCCGCGCGTGAGCCGAGACAAGCAGCCAAAGGTGGAGGCCGCACCGAGACGCGCGCGAGAGATTGCGTGGAAAGCGCAAACCAGATTGTGCGGACGCTTCCGCTCACTCGAGCGGAAGGGCAAGCGGCGAACCGTAATCGTCACGGCGATTGCCCGAGAGCTATCCGCCTTCATTTGGGCAATCAATCGCGAGCTCATGCCACCTCGACAGGCGTAA
- a CDS encoding IS110 family transposase, with protein sequence MSRNLNTAVAVIGIDIGKNSFHLVGHDHRGAIVLRQKWSRSQVERRLANFPPCLIGMEACVGAHHLSRKLQMLGHDARLMPAKDVRPYSKGQKNDFRDAEAIAEAVQRPTMKFVATKTADQLDLQALHRVRDRLVSQRTGVINQIRAFLLERGIAVRQGLHSLRSELPGILATRTDVLSPRMLRIIEDLAGDWRRLDARIEGLSSEIETLARQDKACERLMTVPGIGPLISSAMVAAIGSGDVFSKGRDFGAWLGLVPKQISTGDRTILGKISRRGNRYLRALFVQAAWVVLVRVKCWERYGLKSWIEAAKKRLHHNVLAIALANKLARIAWAVLNKGRAFECVKAEETAS encoded by the coding sequence ATGTCTCGGAACCTCAACACAGCGGTCGCCGTGATCGGCATCGATATCGGCAAGAACTCGTTCCACCTCGTAGGTCATGATCACCGCGGTGCCATCGTGCTGCGGCAGAAGTGGTCACGCAGCCAGGTGGAAAGACGGCTCGCCAACTTCCCGCCCTGCTTGATCGGGATGGAGGCTTGCGTCGGCGCGCATCACCTCAGTCGCAAGCTCCAAATGCTCGGCCACGACGCTCGCTTGATGCCGGCGAAAGACGTGCGCCCGTATTCGAAAGGACAGAAGAATGACTTCCGAGATGCGGAAGCCATCGCCGAGGCTGTCCAACGCCCGACCATGAAATTCGTCGCAACCAAGACAGCCGATCAGCTCGACCTTCAGGCGCTGCACCGCGTCCGCGATCGATTGGTCAGTCAGCGTACCGGCGTCATCAATCAGATCCGTGCGTTTCTGCTGGAGCGGGGCATCGCCGTACGCCAAGGCCTGCATTCCCTGCGATCCGAGTTGCCGGGTATCCTCGCGACGCGCACCGATGTGCTCTCGCCTCGCATGTTACGCATCATCGAGGATCTGGCGGGCGACTGGCGCCGGCTGGATGCGCGTATCGAGGGGCTGTCTAGCGAGATCGAAACGCTGGCTCGTCAAGATAAGGCTTGCGAGCGACTGATGACAGTGCCCGGCATTGGACCGCTTATCTCGAGTGCAATGGTCGCCGCGATTGGCAGTGGAGACGTGTTCTCGAAAGGCCGCGACTTCGGCGCCTGGCTTGGACTGGTGCCGAAGCAGATATCGACCGGCGACCGCACGATCCTCGGCAAGATATCAAGGCGCGGCAATCGCTACCTACGCGCGCTGTTCGTCCAAGCCGCATGGGTGGTGCTGGTCAGGGTGAAGTGCTGGGAGCGCTACGGCCTCAAATCTTGGATCGAAGCTGCCAAGAAGCGATTGCATCACAACGTGCTGGCGATTGCGCTCGCCAACAAGCTCGCCCGGATCGCCTGGGCGGTTCTCAACAAAGGACGTGCCTTCGAGTGCGTCAAGGCTGAGGAGACGGCGTCCTGA
- a CDS encoding ABC transporter ATP-binding protein: MSETAPRTEPIVLVEDVHTYYGKSHILHGVTLHVQPGEVVGLLGRNGVGKSTTLKTIMGLVQPSHGSVLLDGNAITGLPTHKLARLGIGYVPEDRRIFRLLTVMENLRTGLDRNGVTEERKAALLDKVFTYFPVLAERRNQAGGTLSGGEQQMLAIARAMMLEPKIILLDEPTEGLMPRMVSQIRQIIEVLHREGVAILLVEHNVPLTLDASERVYIMEKGLVCHHCAASKIKVDDPIVKQYLGV; this comes from the coding sequence ATGAGCGAGACCGCGCCCCGCACCGAACCGATCGTCCTGGTCGAGGACGTGCACACCTATTACGGCAAGAGCCACATCCTGCATGGCGTCACCCTGCACGTGCAGCCGGGCGAAGTGGTGGGCCTGCTCGGCCGCAACGGCGTCGGCAAGTCGACCACGCTCAAGACCATCATGGGCCTGGTGCAGCCGAGCCACGGCAGTGTGTTGCTCGACGGCAATGCCATTACCGGCTTGCCCACGCACAAGCTTGCCCGTCTCGGCATCGGCTATGTGCCGGAAGACCGGCGCATCTTCCGCCTGCTCACGGTGATGGAGAACCTGCGCACCGGGCTCGACCGCAACGGCGTCACCGAAGAGCGCAAGGCGGCGCTGCTCGACAAGGTGTTCACCTACTTCCCCGTGCTGGCCGAGCGGCGCAACCAGGCCGGCGGCACGCTTTCGGGCGGCGAGCAGCAGATGCTGGCGATCGCACGCGCCATGATGCTGGAGCCCAAGATCATCCTGCTCGACGAGCCGACCGAAGGGCTGATGCCGCGGATGGTGTCGCAAATCCGCCAGATCATCGAGGTGCTGCATCGCGAGGGCGTCGCCATCCTGCTGGTCGAGCATAACGTGCCGCTGACGCTCGATGCGAGCGAGCGCGTCTACATCATGGAGAAGGGCCTCGTGTGCCACCATTGCGCGGCGTCCAAGATCAAGGTCGACGATCCGATCGTCAAGCAGTATTTGGGGGTCTAG